The Mucilaginibacter yixingensis genome window below encodes:
- a CDS encoding cupin domain-containing protein: protein MFPRIKEEIKIGELTLRFLFDGEDTDNSLVVFEMLVPPNTKVPAPHYHVHVDETLYVMEGTVEQLYGTETRVLNPGDKVFIKRGTVHGFNNTGTETARGLCFLSPASIGPEYFREIAAVVNAGGPPDMQKLLDIMKRHGLEPVKPA, encoded by the coding sequence ATGTTTCCCCGGATTAAAGAAGAAATAAAAATTGGTGAGCTCACCCTGAGGTTCCTGTTTGACGGAGAGGACACCGACAACAGCCTGGTTGTTTTTGAAATGCTGGTTCCGCCTAATACCAAGGTGCCTGCGCCGCATTACCATGTACATGTTGATGAAACTTTGTATGTGATGGAAGGTACGGTGGAGCAGCTGTATGGCACGGAAACCCGCGTGCTTAATCCCGGCGATAAGGTTTTTATTAAGCGTGGCACTGTGCATGGGTTTAACAATACCGGCACTGAAACTGCCCGTGGGCTTTGTTTCCTCTCGCCAGCCAGCATCGGTCCTGAATATTTCAGAGAGATTGCCGCGGTAGTTAATGCCGGTGGCCCGCCGGATATGCAAAAGCTGTTAGACATTATGAAACGCCATGGACTGGAACCGGTAAAACCGGCATAA
- a CDS encoding MFS transporter produces the protein MTNAVDQPVFKSWVPEWGIRIIIFLVMLPSLGLFGLSMANSTAAAGFYGIEPPDVQFTMIVFYAAVASFYSFETRLFSYIDIKNYLILSTGLELITSYVCYATKDPIVLTIFRFLQGLGSCAATSICITLIFNRLQTERAREIGYSVFYCILLIISQLTTLVTAPMLDAVDYSALYKGIIYLYLPGSMLLYLVLNNVRLEKRMPLYQLDWASFVLYAAAICLLGFVLIYGQQYYWFADARITGAAIASALLFALYGLRQRSLKRPYLSFKVFKYRNYCTGALLLFVLYLCRGSLNVTSLFFTAVLGLDPLHLGIVLMANMAGIIVGVMISSRMTLTKRPMRWITLSGFLLMLIFHVWMTQMFTVQANLDEFIVPLMLHGLGAGLLMVPVILFMISAVPPALGKSASGMGVLVRFCGFCSSLACINYFADHSKTQHYTRFLQNLTTDNVLWGQRTAAYAGALQSKGLSNDAAAKAANGLVAKGMSTQLQIRFSMEYYQWIAVILVILLIFIALYPYFKKTLINTGNNAPSAVGG, from the coding sequence ATGACTAACGCAGTTGACCAGCCGGTATTTAAATCGTGGGTGCCCGAGTGGGGCATCCGCATTATCATTTTCCTGGTGATGTTGCCGTCGCTGGGGCTGTTTGGCCTGTCTATGGCCAACAGCACCGCAGCGGCGGGCTTTTATGGCATTGAACCGCCCGATGTGCAATTTACCATGATTGTGTTTTACGCGGCCGTAGCCAGCTTTTACAGTTTTGAAACCAGGCTGTTTAGTTATATCGATATCAAAAATTACCTGATACTGAGCACCGGACTGGAGCTGATAACCTCCTACGTTTGTTATGCCACCAAAGATCCTATAGTACTAACCATTTTCCGGTTTTTGCAGGGCCTGGGGAGTTGTGCGGCTACCAGTATTTGTATTACGCTGATATTTAATCGCCTGCAAACAGAACGCGCACGAGAGATTGGTTACTCGGTGTTTTACTGTATCCTGCTCATTATATCGCAGCTGACTACGTTAGTAACAGCCCCAATGCTGGATGCGGTTGATTACAGCGCATTGTATAAAGGTATTATTTACCTGTACCTGCCCGGCTCTATGTTGCTCTACCTGGTACTTAATAACGTGAGGTTAGAAAAGCGCATGCCGCTGTATCAGTTAGATTGGGCCAGCTTTGTGCTTTATGCCGCGGCTATCTGTTTGCTGGGCTTCGTTCTCATTTACGGTCAGCAATACTACTGGTTTGCCGATGCGCGTATTACCGGGGCGGCAATTGCTTCTGCATTGTTGTTTGCGTTGTATGGCTTGCGCCAGCGTTCTTTAAAACGACCGTACCTGTCGTTCAAGGTATTTAAATACCGCAACTATTGTACGGGGGCTTTGCTGCTGTTTGTGTTATACCTGTGTCGAGGATCATTAAATGTAACCAGTCTTTTTTTTACCGCTGTGCTGGGGCTTGATCCATTGCATTTGGGTATAGTGCTAATGGCCAATATGGCTGGAATTATTGTTGGTGTGATGATCTCTTCAAGGATGACACTGACGAAACGCCCCATGAGGTGGATCACGCTATCAGGATTTCTGTTAATGCTGATATTTCATGTGTGGATGACGCAGATGTTTACCGTTCAGGCTAATCTTGATGAATTTATTGTTCCGCTGATGCTGCATGGCCTGGGAGCAGGATTACTAATGGTACCTGTGATCTTATTTATGATATCTGCCGTGCCGCCGGCCTTAGGTAAATCTGCTTCGGGCATGGGTGTGTTGGTGCGTTTTTGCGGTTTTTGCTCAAGCCTGGCCTGTATCAATTACTTTGCAGATCACAGCAAAACCCAGCACTATACGCGCTTTTTGCAAAATTTAACTACAGATAATGTATTATGGGGGCAGCGCACCGCTGCGTATGCTGGTGCGTTGCAATCAAAAGGATTATCTAACGATGCTGCTGCAAAGGCCGCAAACGGTTTGGTTGCAAAGGGCATGAGCACCCAATTGCAGATCCGTTTTTCTATGGAGTATTACCAGTGGATAGCTGTGATATTGGTTATCCTGCTGATTTTTATTGCCTTGTATCCATACTTCAAAAAAACACTTATCAATACGGGTAATAATGCGCCGTCTGCAGTAGGGGGATAA
- a CDS encoding ABC-F family ATP-binding cassette domain-containing protein: MLILQDIAYAHPNKELLFNHINLFVGPSQKLSLIGANGAGKSTILKLIAGALTPTSGQIRYDALPYYVPQHFGQYDSLTVADALNVARKYAALQSILKGTGTEPDFTTLDDDWTIEERCQQALEEWKLGNISLSHQMSNLSGGQKTKVFLAGITIHRPELILMDEPSNHLDEPSRTKLYELIEGFKHAALMVSHDRALLDLTNSTAELTRKGITLYGGNYSFFAEQKQVEQAALAQDIHSQERALKQAKTQAREAMERQQKRDARGRGQQEKSGVARIMLKTLKDQAEQSTARTQSAHAEKTNQISQNLRELRDNRDAMDQLQIRFDAVKLPAGKVVFEAEALNFAYDNNNLWHENLHFKINGGERIAIKGANGSGKTTLVQLMLGKINPTAGILKRAVNLPVYIDQDYAMIDERLTVYEQAQQHNQTGLEEHTVRTRLHQCLFDHEAWDKPCSALSGGERMRLALCCLTLEQQAPDLIILDEPTNNLDMAATAILTAAITNYDGTLLVISHDRHFLEEISIKREITLG; the protein is encoded by the coding sequence ATGCTGATACTGCAGGATATTGCCTATGCGCATCCTAATAAGGAGCTTTTATTTAATCACATTAATTTATTTGTCGGCCCCAGCCAAAAACTATCGCTGATTGGCGCCAACGGTGCCGGTAAATCAACCATACTGAAGCTGATAGCCGGAGCACTAACGCCAACGTCGGGCCAGATAAGATATGATGCACTGCCCTACTACGTGCCTCAACATTTTGGGCAATATGATAGCCTGACTGTGGCCGATGCATTAAACGTGGCCCGGAAATATGCCGCTTTACAATCTATTTTAAAAGGAACCGGAACAGAGCCGGACTTTACTACCCTGGACGATGACTGGACCATAGAAGAACGTTGCCAACAGGCTTTAGAAGAATGGAAACTGGGCAACATATCGCTCTCTCACCAAATGAGCAACCTGAGCGGCGGCCAGAAAACCAAAGTATTTTTGGCCGGCATAACCATCCATCGGCCCGAACTGATTTTAATGGATGAACCTAGCAACCATTTAGATGAACCAAGCCGGACTAAACTTTATGAACTGATAGAAGGTTTTAAACATGCTGCACTAATGGTAAGTCATGACCGGGCGCTGCTGGATTTAACCAACTCAACAGCAGAGCTAACCCGTAAAGGCATAACCCTATACGGTGGCAACTACAGCTTTTTTGCCGAACAAAAACAGGTAGAGCAAGCCGCATTGGCACAGGATATCCACAGCCAGGAACGGGCATTGAAACAAGCCAAAACCCAAGCCCGTGAAGCGATGGAACGCCAGCAAAAACGCGATGCACGCGGTCGCGGGCAGCAAGAAAAGTCAGGCGTAGCCCGTATCATGCTCAAAACATTGAAAGACCAGGCAGAGCAAAGCACTGCAAGAACGCAAAGCGCACATGCCGAGAAAACCAACCAGATCTCGCAAAACCTCAGAGAGCTACGCGATAACCGCGATGCGATGGATCAGCTACAGATCCGTTTTGATGCGGTGAAATTACCTGCGGGCAAAGTAGTGTTTGAGGCAGAGGCCTTAAACTTTGCTTATGATAACAATAACCTGTGGCATGAAAATCTGCATTTCAAAATAAACGGGGGCGAGCGTATTGCCATTAAAGGAGCCAACGGTTCCGGGAAAACCACCTTGGTACAACTGATGCTCGGCAAGATCAATCCTACAGCTGGCATATTAAAAAGAGCTGTTAATCTGCCGGTTTACATTGATCAGGATTATGCAATGATTGATGAAAGGCTAACGGTTTATGAACAGGCGCAACAACATAATCAAACCGGATTGGAAGAACACACGGTACGAACCCGGCTGCACCAATGCCTTTTTGACCACGAAGCCTGGGATAAACCTTGCAGCGCCCTAAGCGGCGGTGAACGCATGCGGCTGGCTTTATGCTGCCTTACTTTAGAGCAACAGGCGCCAGACCTCATTATTCTTGATGAGCCAACCAATAACCTCGATATGGCCGCCACAGCAATTTTAACCGCTGCGATAACCAATTATGATGGCACGCTCCTGGTCATCTCGCACGACCGGCATTTTTTAGAAGAGATCAGCATCAAACGAGAGATAACGCTGGGTTAG
- a CDS encoding AAA domain-containing protein — MTGTYFENLLNQLTAERTADEAAFNQLTAGTSAAERRSAGICWYPIAIRGTEPVRGDYLSIEVERTTNRELGHQFRFGSSVALFSNYDRADRVNGTITYVGADRMRITLLTEELPDWADAGKLGIDLLFDAYSYDEMQDAVKLAAKTDNRLIKVLTGQESPKFSATTPPFSTSSLNISQQQAVERMLSAEDLAIVHGPPGTGKTTTLVAGIAALVASGEPQLLVVAPSNTAVDLLSEKLAERGLSVLRIGNPVRVSERLQQLTLDSRIAEHHQAKEIKRLKKQAASFKDMAHKYKRSFGKAERDQRKALFDEAHRIVRDATKIEEFIIEDVIAKAQVITATLVGADHYTIRNRRYRTVILDEAGQSLEPAAWIPILKADRLIMAGDHQQLPPTVKSAQSGLTTTLLEKCVALHPEAVTLLETQYRMNTAIMGFSSLKFYEGRLQASPTVANRLLAPGDKPFTFIDTAGAGYEEQPDGTSMSNPEEAAFIVRHIASMDYMGRSVAVIAPYQKQVALLKELLAETRVEVNTVDGFQGQERDVVYLSLTRSNAEGVIGFLSDYRRMNVAMTRPRMKLILVGDSATLGQSPFYAELIAYAEALGGYESVWDY, encoded by the coding sequence ATGACGGGGACGTATTTCGAAAACTTATTAAATCAACTTACAGCAGAACGCACTGCAGACGAAGCTGCTTTTAACCAACTAACGGCAGGCACCAGCGCCGCCGAACGGCGGTCTGCCGGTATTTGCTGGTACCCTATTGCCATTCGCGGAACGGAACCTGTACGGGGTGATTACCTGAGCATCGAGGTAGAACGGACCACCAACCGCGAGTTAGGGCATCAGTTCCGTTTTGGTAGCAGCGTGGCCTTGTTCTCTAACTACGACCGGGCCGACCGGGTAAATGGCACCATTACCTACGTTGGTGCTGACCGCATGCGGATAACACTATTAACCGAAGAGCTACCTGATTGGGCAGATGCCGGAAAACTTGGCATAGACCTGCTGTTTGACGCGTACAGCTACGATGAGATGCAGGATGCAGTGAAGCTGGCTGCTAAGACAGACAACCGTTTGATTAAAGTACTGACCGGACAGGAAAGCCCTAAGTTTAGCGCCACAACGCCACCATTTTCAACCAGTTCACTCAATATTTCTCAGCAACAGGCAGTTGAACGCATGCTATCGGCAGAGGACCTGGCCATAGTGCACGGGCCGCCGGGAACAGGCAAAACAACCACACTGGTAGCTGGTATTGCAGCCCTGGTAGCCTCTGGTGAACCACAGCTTTTGGTGGTAGCACCGAGCAACACGGCGGTAGATCTGTTAAGCGAAAAGTTAGCCGAACGTGGCTTAAGCGTATTACGCATTGGCAACCCGGTGCGGGTATCTGAACGATTGCAACAGCTTACGCTGGATAGCCGGATAGCCGAACACCATCAGGCGAAAGAGATAAAAAGACTCAAGAAACAGGCCGCCAGTTTTAAAGACATGGCGCATAAATATAAACGCAGCTTTGGCAAAGCCGAACGCGATCAACGAAAGGCCTTGTTTGACGAAGCCCACCGCATTGTTCGCGACGCAACCAAAATAGAGGAATTTATTATTGAAGATGTGATTGCCAAAGCACAGGTGATCACTGCCACACTGGTTGGTGCCGATCATTATACCATCCGCAACCGGCGTTATCGCACCGTAATACTGGATGAAGCCGGCCAATCGCTGGAACCTGCGGCCTGGATCCCCATTCTAAAAGCCGATCGATTGATTATGGCGGGCGATCATCAGCAATTACCACCTACCGTAAAATCAGCCCAAAGCGGGTTAACCACTACCCTGCTGGAAAAATGCGTTGCGCTGCACCCTGAAGCGGTGACGCTACTGGAAACCCAGTACCGGATGAACACCGCCATTATGGGTTTTTCATCTCTCAAATTTTATGAAGGCCGATTGCAGGCCAGCCCTACCGTAGCAAACCGATTACTGGCCCCCGGTGATAAACCTTTTACCTTTATTGATACCGCCGGAGCAGGTTATGAAGAACAACCCGATGGCACCAGCATGAGCAACCCAGAGGAAGCTGCGTTCATTGTGCGGCACATAGCCTCAATGGACTACATGGGCAGAAGTGTAGCCGTTATTGCCCCCTACCAAAAGCAAGTAGCATTACTAAAAGAATTGCTGGCAGAAACCCGGGTAGAAGTGAACACGGTAGATGGTTTCCAGGGACAGGAGCGCGACGTAGTTTATCTTTCGCTCACCCGCAGTAATGCCGAAGGAGTAATTGGCTTTTTATCAGATTATCGCCGCATGAATGTGGCCATGACCCGCCCCCGCATGAAACTGATACTGGTGGGCGATAGCGCCACGCTGGGGCAATCGCCATTTTATGCAGAACTGATTGCCTATGCAGAAGCACTTGGCGGCTATGAAAGTGTCTGGGATTATTAA
- a CDS encoding response regulator produces MTVLHADPEVLAHQQTYLLDIKKRSDKFINYFLAFYYLTGIALSFYYDTWLIGLSLSTISVVAYYSIKWLLPESDLYQYVLSAVLGLFLAQFIYQMHGMFEMHFFAFISSAVLITYQKWKLQIPLLIVVGIHHATFSYLQNLGHGEVYFTTLRYFDNTTLIIHLALTVVIFFISGLWAYQLDNYGEKQILNNVEVSRLQKEAILNEERKRNEAALKKFNQELLATNRDLELARKEAEQANKAKSIFLATMSHEIRTPMNGVLGMAALLTETPLTEQQRTYAEAINTCGENLLTVINDILDFSKIEAGNLELDSHDFDLRNAMEDVLDIFATTAARKQLEVALEIAEDVPRHIVGDRVRLQQILTNLIGNAIKFTSTGEVIVRAAVISGDEDIDGIIGLKLSVRDTGIGIAPDKVGRLFTAFSQADSSTTRKYGGTGLGLAISRRLTELMHGEIWVDSTPGTGSEFSFTIRTQKGQEVPPPYTVFHISRHAGKSVLVVDDNQTNLTILEQQLLNWKLKPVVAPSADEALKLLGSEQIDLVITDAQMPEVDGVELARRIKAIHPLLPVILLSSIGDERNMTDTGLFEHVLTKPVKQQLLGKYISQSLSPKTGAAQEETVNKFRLSPDFALHYPFQILVAEDNRINQMVIMQILSKLGYAPDLANNGIEVLAMLAEKLYDLVLMDVHMPDMDGLEATRLIRQTLDSQPLILALTANAMIEDREECLAAGMDDYIGKPVKFEDLMTKLRKLYNRNLK; encoded by the coding sequence ATGACTGTTTTACACGCCGACCCCGAAGTGCTTGCCCACCAGCAAACCTACCTGCTGGACATCAAGAAGCGATCGGACAAATTCATTAATTATTTCCTGGCCTTCTACTACCTCACCGGTATTGCGCTGTCGTTTTATTACGATACCTGGCTAATCGGGCTGAGTTTAAGCACCATCAGCGTGGTAGCTTATTACAGTATAAAATGGCTGCTGCCCGAAAGTGATTTGTATCAATATGTGCTGAGCGCGGTGCTGGGCTTGTTCCTGGCGCAGTTTATATACCAGATGCACGGCATGTTTGAGATGCATTTTTTTGCGTTTATCAGCAGCGCGGTGCTCATCACTTATCAAAAGTGGAAGCTGCAGATCCCGTTGCTTATTGTAGTGGGCATACATCATGCAACTTTCAGTTACCTGCAAAATCTGGGACATGGCGAGGTGTATTTTACTACGCTGAGGTATTTTGATAATACTACCCTGATAATACACCTGGCGTTAACGGTTGTTATCTTTTTTATCAGCGGTTTGTGGGCTTATCAGCTGGATAATTACGGAGAAAAGCAAATTCTGAACAATGTGGAGGTGAGCCGCCTGCAGAAAGAGGCAATTTTAAACGAAGAGCGTAAACGCAACGAGGCAGCCCTTAAAAAGTTTAACCAGGAATTGCTGGCTACCAACCGTGATTTGGAACTGGCCCGTAAGGAGGCCGAACAGGCCAATAAGGCAAAGAGCATTTTCCTGGCTACCATGAGTCATGAGATCCGCACGCCGATGAATGGGGTACTGGGCATGGCCGCTCTACTGACCGAAACGCCGTTAACCGAACAGCAACGCACCTATGCCGAAGCGATTAATACCTGCGGCGAGAACCTGCTGACGGTGATTAACGACATCCTTGATTTTTCAAAGATTGAAGCAGGCAACCTGGAGTTGGATAGTCATGATTTTGATTTACGCAACGCGATGGAAGATGTGCTGGATATTTTTGCCACCACCGCGGCCCGCAAACAGCTGGAAGTAGCTTTGGAGATTGCCGAAGATGTACCGCGCCATATAGTGGGCGACCGCGTGCGTTTACAACAGATATTAACAAACCTGATTGGTAATGCCATTAAGTTCACCTCAACTGGTGAGGTGATTGTACGTGCTGCTGTAATTAGTGGGGATGAGGATATAGACGGTATCATCGGCCTAAAACTATCGGTTAGGGATACCGGCATCGGCATTGCGCCTGATAAGGTGGGCCGTTTGTTTACCGCATTTAGTCAGGCTGATTCTTCTACCACCCGCAAGTATGGTGGTACAGGTTTAGGCTTAGCCATATCGCGCAGGCTGACGGAGTTAATGCACGGCGAGATTTGGGTGGATAGCACGCCGGGCACGGGTTCAGAGTTCTCATTTACTATTCGTACGCAGAAAGGGCAGGAGGTGCCGCCGCCTTATACGGTATTCCATATTTCCCGGCATGCCGGGAAATCAGTACTGGTGGTTGATGATAATCAAACCAACCTTACCATACTTGAGCAGCAGTTACTCAACTGGAAGCTGAAGCCAGTGGTGGCACCATCTGCAGATGAGGCGCTAAAACTACTGGGTAGTGAGCAGATAGATCTGGTGATTACGGATGCGCAGATGCCAGAAGTTGACGGTGTTGAACTGGCCCGACGGATCAAAGCAATACACCCGCTGCTGCCGGTTATATTGCTCAGTTCAATTGGCGATGAGCGCAACATGACCGATACCGGCCTGTTTGAGCACGTGCTAACCAAACCCGTCAAACAACAATTGCTGGGCAAATATATTTCACAAAGCCTGTCGCCCAAAACAGGCGCAGCACAGGAAGAGACCGTTAATAAATTCCGGCTTTCGCCAGATTTTGCTTTACATTATCCTTTCCAGATCCTGGTGGCCGAAGATAACCGCATTAACCAGATGGTAATTATGCAGATCCTGAGCAAACTGGGTTATGCGCCAGATTTGGCGAACAATGGTATAGAGGTGTTAGCCATGCTGGCCGAAAAACTTTATGACCTGGTGTTGATGGATGTGCACATGCCGGATATGGATGGCCTTGAAGCTACCCGCCTTATTCGCCAGACGCTGGATAGTCAGCCGCTAATTTTGGCCTTAACCGCCAACGCCATGATAGAAGACCGTGAAGAATGCCTGGCCGCCGGTATGGACGACTATATTGGCAAGCCCGTGAAGTTTGAGGATTTGATGACCAAACTGCGGAAACTATATAACCGGAATTTAAAATAA
- a CDS encoding AhpC/TSA family protein, protein MTLRKVISVAWLALLLVLAGGLLWYNQYRYSLPTPVPASYRPIANGKLIPLEASFGQGNGKPTFIHFFNPDCPCSRFNIDHFKSLVTQYGQQVNFAVVVLSKYPYNIADFKKKYNIDVPVSTDGRIAVQCGVYSTPQAVILTRDQKLYYRGNYNRSRYCADEQTAYAKQALTGYLAGDLPMHFNRFALTAYGCQAPGCYK, encoded by the coding sequence ATGACACTCCGCAAGGTAATTTCTGTTGCCTGGTTGGCTTTGTTATTGGTGCTTGCTGGCGGCTTGCTTTGGTATAATCAGTACCGTTACAGTTTGCCCACGCCGGTTCCGGCAAGTTACCGCCCCATTGCCAACGGTAAGCTTATTCCGTTGGAAGCCAGTTTTGGCCAGGGGAACGGCAAGCCAACTTTTATCCATTTTTTCAATCCGGATTGTCCTTGTTCGCGGTTCAATATCGATCATTTTAAGTCGCTGGTAACCCAATATGGTCAACAGGTTAATTTTGCGGTGGTCGTTTTATCCAAATACCCTTACAATATCGCCGACTTTAAAAAGAAATATAATATAGATGTACCGGTAAGTACCGATGGCCGTATTGCTGTTCAGTGCGGTGTATATTCTACCCCGCAGGCTGTTATTCTTACCCGCGATCAAAAACTGTATTATCGCGGTAATTATAATCGTAGCCGCTATTGTGCCGACGAGCAAACCGCTTACGCTAAACAGGCGCTAACCGGTTATCTGGCCGGAGATTTACCAATGCATTTCAACCGCTTTGCACTGACGGCTTATGGCTGCCAGGCGCCGGGTTGCTACAAATAA
- a CDS encoding HlyD family secretion protein, which translates to MTTAEITKTDKLITRISAGIALLLLVALACWGVSYLYETSHAEDTNDAQVQEYINPVTSRVGGYITKIYYDENQDVKKGDTLLVIDNREYLLQQEESESALTNAKAQLNVLGSNQQTTERLAAVTRSSIEAAKARLVNKQQEYDRYKKLFDAESATRQQLENVEAALAVARSDYDAAQENYQSSLSKINDVSAQRAVLSAEIKRREALVSRSSLDLDYTVIRAPYDGKMGRRTVQEGQSIQAGQTLAFIVDKTSGKWVVANFKETQLKDMQEGDLAEVSADAYPGKKFQGKIVSISGATGSSFSLLPPDNSSGNFVKIVQRVPVRIRLTQQSSEIAPLRAGMNVNVSIAKHHD; encoded by the coding sequence ATGACAACCGCCGAAATTACCAAAACAGATAAACTGATAACGCGTATCTCTGCAGGTATCGCCCTGCTGCTGTTAGTAGCATTGGCCTGCTGGGGAGTAAGTTATTTGTATGAAACATCGCACGCTGAGGATACCAACGATGCGCAGGTGCAGGAATATATTAACCCCGTAACCTCAAGAGTAGGGGGCTACATTACCAAGATTTATTATGATGAAAACCAGGACGTAAAAAAAGGCGACACCCTGTTGGTGATTGATAACCGCGAGTATTTGTTACAACAGGAAGAATCGGAATCGGCACTGACCAATGCAAAGGCCCAGTTGAATGTGTTGGGCAGTAACCAGCAAACCACCGAGCGCCTGGCCGCCGTAACCCGCAGTTCTATTGAGGCTGCCAAAGCCAGACTGGTTAACAAGCAGCAGGAATATGATCGTTACAAAAAACTGTTTGATGCCGAGTCTGCCACCCGTCAGCAATTAGAAAATGTGGAAGCGGCGCTGGCCGTGGCCCGTTCTGATTATGATGCGGCGCAGGAGAATTACCAGTCGTCGTTATCAAAAATAAATGATGTGTCCGCTCAACGCGCAGTGTTAAGCGCCGAGATCAAAAGACGCGAAGCACTGGTAAGCCGGAGCAGTCTGGATTTGGATTACACCGTTATCAGAGCGCCTTATGACGGCAAAATGGGGCGCCGCACGGTACAAGAAGGGCAATCTATCCAGGCCGGACAAACACTGGCCTTTATTGTCGATAAAACTTCGGGCAAATGGGTGGTGGCTAACTTTAAAGAAACACAGCTAAAAGATATGCAGGAAGGCGACCTGGCCGAAGTTAGTGCCGATGCCTATCCCGGTAAAAAGTTTCAGGGTAAGATAGTTTCCATCTCTGGCGCTACCGGTTCCAGCTTTTCACTGCTGCCGCCAGATAACAGCTCGGGCAACTTTGTAAAGATTGTTCAGCGTGTACCGGTGCGCATCCGCTTAACACAGCAAAGCAGTGAGATTGCCCCACTACGTGCAGGGATGAATGTTAACGTTTCTATTGCCAAACATCATGACTAA
- a CDS encoding Hsp70 family protein, producing the protein MKQFLYGIDFGTTNSAIVIYDEEAGQIFDKIIIPSLIYFYANPEKGSEKTYVVGEEAVAAYLSDGMQGRFIKSVKQILSRSSFTETRIQGKKYTASDLVAVILKELKFRADTLTGQDGQKAVIGRPVFFDDDDVQKDTLAQTRLQKAADLAGFTQVRFQYEPIGAAFAYERNLQSKENVLVADLGGGTTDFTYLTLDPQKAGSKDRKSDMMASGGIYIGGDSFDSAFMWEKGTPYFGRDVQYQAGGGKYLTVPKSLFANICTWEKMNFLNGQRVKKEMDDYYYFSGKDRTFKNLITLVENNLGYSVFQSIEKTKIALSGTDSTVFNYKHDDISISEEISLPEYEQIIAKDVARITAYLQRFLAENNIAPSTIDTIFLTGGTSMVRGIQRLFQDQFPHVNLRSGDNFNSVAIGLAYSGYLFEN; encoded by the coding sequence ATGAAGCAGTTTTTATATGGAATTGATTTTGGGACAACCAACTCTGCAATAGTTATTTATGACGAAGAGGCGGGACAGATCTTTGATAAGATTATTATCCCTTCTCTCATCTATTTCTACGCCAATCCAGAAAAGGGGAGCGAGAAGACCTATGTTGTTGGCGAAGAAGCTGTTGCTGCTTATTTAAGTGATGGCATGCAGGGGCGTTTCATTAAATCGGTTAAGCAAATACTGTCCAGAAGCAGTTTTACAGAAACGCGCATTCAGGGTAAAAAATATACCGCGTCTGACCTGGTAGCGGTGATTCTGAAGGAATTGAAATTTCGTGCAGATACCTTAACAGGGCAAGACGGCCAAAAGGCGGTAATTGGCCGCCCCGTATTTTTTGATGATGACGATGTACAGAAAGATACCCTGGCACAAACCCGCCTGCAAAAAGCGGCAGATCTTGCCGGTTTTACTCAGGTCCGCTTTCAGTACGAGCCTATTGGCGCTGCTTTTGCCTACGAGCGGAATTTGCAAAGCAAAGAAAACGTGTTGGTAGCCGATTTAGGTGGTGGTACAACGGATTTTACCTACCTGACACTCGATCCTCAAAAGGCTGGCAGCAAAGACCGTAAGAGTGATATGATGGCCAGTGGGGGTATTTATATTGGCGGCGATAGTTTTGACTCGGCTTTTATGTGGGAAAAAGGTACCCCTTACTTTGGCAGGGATGTGCAGTATCAGGCCGGCGGTGGTAAGTATTTGACAGTACCAAAATCGCTGTTTGCCAACATCTGTACCTGGGAGAAAATGAACTTTTTGAACGGTCAGCGGGTGAAGAAGGAGATGGATGATTACTATTATTTCTCGGGTAAAGACCGCACATTTAAAAACTTGATTACGCTGGTAGAGAATAACCTGGGGTACTCGGTTTTTCAGTCGATAGAGAAAACAAAAATTGCACTTTCGGGCACAGATAGTACTGTGTTCAACTACAAGCACGATGATATCAGCATCAGCGAAGAAATATCACTGCCCGAATATGAGCAGATCATAGCTAAAGATGTTGCCCGTATAACAGCATACCTGCAACGTTTTCTGGCGGAGAACAATATAGCCCCATCTACCATCGATACCATCTTTTTAACCGGTGGTACGTCTATGGTTCGTGGTATCCAGCGTTTGTTTCAAGATCAGTTTCCGCACGTTAACCTGCGCTCTGGCGATAATTTTAATAGTGTGGCCATTGGCCTAGCGTATAGCGGCTATCTTTTTGAAAATTAA